A section of the Effusibacillus lacus genome encodes:
- the rplC gene encoding 50S ribosomal protein L3 gives MKGILGRKLGMTQVFNEDGTVVPVTVIEAGPCVVLQKKELQNDGYEAVQLGFADKKRANKPETGHAQKAGTTPKRYVRELRGVDLAQYEVGQVLKADVFEAGEVVDVVGVSKGKGFAGAIKRHNQSRGPMAHGSRYHRGPGSLGSINPNRVFKGQTLPGRMGGERVTVQNLEVVKVDTDRNLLLIKGSVPGPKNSFVTIKTAVKSGK, from the coding sequence ATGAAAGGCATTTTGGGACGCAAGTTGGGCATGACCCAAGTCTTCAATGAAGATGGCACTGTAGTGCCCGTTACAGTTATCGAAGCTGGTCCTTGTGTAGTTCTTCAGAAGAAAGAATTGCAAAACGACGGGTATGAAGCCGTGCAACTCGGCTTTGCTGATAAAAAACGCGCTAACAAGCCGGAAACAGGACACGCTCAAAAAGCTGGAACCACACCAAAGCGTTACGTTCGTGAACTTCGCGGCGTAGATCTGGCTCAGTATGAAGTGGGCCAAGTACTGAAGGCTGACGTGTTCGAAGCTGGTGAAGTGGTAGATGTTGTGGGAGTGTCGAAGGGTAAAGGTTTTGCCGGTGCGATCAAGCGCCACAACCAGTCTCGCGGTCCGATGGCTCACGGTTCCCGTTACCATCGTGGACCTGGTTCTCTTGGTTCCATTAATCCGAACCGGGTGTTCAAGGGTCAAACTCTTCCGGGACGTATGGGCGGAGAACGTGTAACCGTTCAAAACCTCGAGGTTGTGAAGGTGGATACTGACCGCAACCTGCTCTTGATCAAGGGTTCCGTACCTGGACCGAAGAACTCTTTCGTAACCATTAAGACGGCTGTTAAGTCGGGTAAATAA
- a CDS encoding ribosomal L7Ae/L30e/S12e/Gadd45 family protein → MPFERIRGAKNVAVGTNQTTKALEQSAAREVYVAKDADRKIVDRIVHLCEAKNTPVIWVDSMKQLGKACGIEVGAAAAAILLD, encoded by the coding sequence ATGCCGTTTGAACGGATTCGAGGTGCCAAAAACGTTGCTGTTGGCACGAATCAGACAACGAAAGCCTTGGAGCAATCTGCAGCAAGAGAAGTTTATGTTGCGAAAGATGCTGACAGGAAGATCGTCGATCGGATTGTCCATCTGTGCGAGGCCAAGAACACTCCGGTGATCTGGGTTGACTCGATGAAGCAACTTGGCAAGGCCTGTGGAATAGAAGTGGGTGCTGCAGCTGCAGCCATCCTGCTGGATTAA
- the tuf gene encoding elongation factor Tu has translation MAKAKFERTKPHVNIGTIGHVDHGKTTLTAAITTVLASRGQAQAMAYDAIDKAPEERERGITINTAHVEYETAKRHYAHVDCPGHADYVKNMITGAAQMDGAILVVSAADGPMPQTREHILLSGQVGVRHIVVFMNKCDMVDDEELLDLVEMEIRDLLSEYEFPGDEIPVIRGSAREALENPNGEWAKKIDELMEAVDSYIPEPARETDKPFLMPVEDVFTITGRGTVATGRVERGTLKVGDEVEIVGLAEETKKTVATGIEMFRKLLDSAQAGDNIGALLRGVDRKEIERGQVLVKPGSIKPHTQFKAQVYVLTKEEGGRHTPFFNGYRPQFYVRTTDVTGVCTLPAGTEMVMPGDNITMDVELIAPIALEEGTRFAIREGGRTVGAGTVVSITK, from the coding sequence ATGGCAAAAGCTAAATTTGAACGTACCAAGCCGCACGTTAACATCGGTACCATCGGTCACGTCGACCATGGAAAAACCACTTTGACTGCTGCGATTACCACAGTGTTGGCTAGCCGCGGTCAAGCACAAGCTATGGCATACGATGCAATCGACAAAGCTCCGGAAGAGCGTGAGCGCGGTATCACCATCAACACCGCTCACGTTGAATACGAGACTGCTAAACGTCACTATGCACACGTTGACTGCCCGGGCCATGCTGACTACGTGAAGAACATGATCACCGGTGCCGCTCAGATGGACGGAGCTATCCTTGTGGTATCCGCTGCTGACGGCCCGATGCCTCAGACCCGTGAGCACATCCTGCTCTCTGGCCAAGTAGGCGTTCGTCACATCGTTGTATTCATGAACAAGTGCGACATGGTAGACGACGAAGAACTTCTCGACCTCGTTGAGATGGAAATCCGTGACCTTCTCTCTGAATACGAATTCCCTGGCGATGAGATTCCTGTAATTCGCGGTTCCGCTAGGGAAGCTCTCGAAAACCCGAATGGCGAATGGGCTAAGAAAATCGACGAGTTGATGGAGGCTGTTGACTCTTACATTCCGGAACCCGCTCGTGAAACTGACAAGCCGTTCCTGATGCCTGTGGAAGACGTGTTCACCATCACCGGTCGTGGTACCGTTGCTACCGGACGGGTTGAGCGTGGAACACTCAAAGTGGGCGATGAAGTAGAAATCGTAGGTCTGGCTGAAGAAACCAAGAAAACCGTTGCAACCGGTATCGAGATGTTCCGCAAGCTTCTCGATTCTGCGCAAGCGGGTGACAACATTGGCGCTCTGCTCCGTGGTGTTGACCGCAAAGAAATCGAGCGCGGTCAAGTTCTGGTTAAGCCAGGTTCCATCAAGCCCCACACTCAATTCAAGGCACAAGTTTACGTTCTGACCAAAGAAGAAGGTGGACGTCATACCCCGTTCTTCAATGGCTACCGTCCGCAGTTCTATGTTCGTACCACCGACGTTACCGGTGTTTGCACACTGCCTGCTGGTACCGAGATGGTTATGCCTGGCGACAACATCACCATGGACGTTGAATTGATCGCTCCGATCGCTCTTGAAGAGGGTACCCGCTTCGCTATTCGTGAAGGCGGCCGTACTGTTGGCGCTGGCACTGTTGTTTCCATCACGAAGTAA
- the rpsL gene encoding 30S ribosomal protein S12 yields the protein MPTINQLVRKSRKAVEKKSTAPALQKGYNSFEKEQTNQSSPQKRGVCTRVGTMTPKKPNSALRKYARVRLTNGIEVTAYIPGIGHNLQEHSVVLVRGGRVKDLPGVRYHIVRGALDTSGVKDRMQGRSKYGAKRPKAKS from the coding sequence ATGCCGACTATTAATCAATTGGTTCGCAAAAGCCGCAAAGCGGTAGAGAAGAAGTCGACCGCTCCTGCTCTTCAAAAAGGGTATAACAGCTTTGAGAAGGAACAAACGAATCAGTCGTCTCCCCAAAAGCGTGGTGTATGCACCCGTGTGGGAACGATGACTCCGAAGAAGCCGAACTCCGCTCTGCGCAAATACGCTCGGGTTCGCTTGACCAACGGGATTGAAGTAACAGCGTACATTCCTGGTATTGGTCACAATCTGCAAGAACACTCTGTGGTTCTTGTGCGTGGCGGCCGTGTGAAAGATCTGCCAGGTGTTCGTTATCATATTGTTCGTGGTGCGCTTGACACTTCCGGTGTGAAAGACCGTATGCAAGGTCGTTCCAAGTACGGTGCAAAGCGTCCGAAGGCTAAATCCTAA
- the fusA gene encoding elongation factor G, with protein sequence MARQFPLEKTRNIGIMAHIDAGKTTTTERILFYTGRVHKIGEVHEGAATMDWMVQEQERGITITSAATTAQWKGHRINIIDTPGHVDFTVEVERSLRVLDGAVGVFCAKGGVEPQSETVWRQADKYGVPRIAYVNKMDIIGADFYRAVEQMRTRLKKNAVPIQLPIGAEDTFVGMVDLVEMKAIIYTDDLGKVSEAREIPAEMKDKAEEYRMKLVEAVAELDEELMMKYLEGEELTLEEIKAALRKGTISGQIVPVLCGSSYKNKGVQPMLDAVVDYLPAPTDVPDIKGVKEDGTEITRKSSDTEPFSALAFKIMTDPFVGKLAFFRVYSGVLNSGSYVLNSTKNKRERIGRILQMHANHREEISTVYAGDIAAAVGLKDTTTGDTLCDEKNVVILESMEFPDPVIHIAIEPKTKADQDKMGLALAKLAEEDPTFRTHTDHETGQTIISGMGELHLEIIVDRLQREFKVEANVGKPQVAYKETIKGKTKIEGKFVRQSGGKGQYGHVWLELEPLERGQGYIFENKIVGGVVPKEYIPAVDEGVQEAMENGVLAGYPLIDMKVTIVDGSYHDVDSSEMAFKIAGSMALKAGALKADPVLLEPIMKVEVTVPEEYMGDIMGDINSRRGRIEGMEALAGGQVIRGYVPLSEMFGYATSLRSRTQGRGNYSMEFHSYEEVPKNIAQEIITKNKG encoded by the coding sequence ATGGCTCGTCAGTTTCCGCTTGAGAAAACCCGTAACATAGGGATTATGGCTCATATTGACGCGGGGAAAACCACTACAACCGAACGTATCCTGTTCTACACGGGTCGTGTGCACAAAATCGGGGAAGTTCACGAAGGTGCAGCAACCATGGACTGGATGGTTCAGGAACAGGAACGCGGAATCACGATCACTTCCGCTGCTACCACCGCTCAATGGAAAGGTCATCGTATCAACATTATTGACACGCCGGGACACGTGGACTTCACTGTTGAAGTGGAACGTTCGTTGCGCGTCCTTGACGGTGCTGTTGGCGTTTTCTGTGCCAAGGGTGGCGTAGAACCCCAATCTGAAACCGTATGGCGTCAGGCGGACAAATATGGTGTTCCTCGGATCGCCTATGTAAATAAGATGGATATCATCGGTGCAGATTTTTATCGTGCCGTTGAACAAATGCGTACCCGTTTGAAGAAGAATGCAGTTCCCATTCAGTTGCCGATTGGTGCGGAAGATACATTCGTGGGAATGGTCGACCTGGTTGAGATGAAAGCGATCATCTATACCGACGACCTCGGCAAGGTTTCTGAAGCACGTGAGATTCCCGCCGAAATGAAGGATAAGGCTGAGGAATACCGTATGAAGCTTGTGGAAGCAGTTGCGGAATTGGACGAAGAACTAATGATGAAGTATCTGGAAGGCGAAGAGTTGACCTTGGAGGAAATCAAGGCGGCGCTGCGGAAAGGTACCATCAGCGGACAAATCGTTCCGGTTCTTTGCGGCTCTTCCTATAAAAACAAAGGGGTTCAACCGATGCTCGACGCGGTTGTTGACTACCTGCCGGCTCCGACTGATGTGCCTGATATCAAGGGCGTCAAGGAGGACGGTACGGAGATTACCCGTAAGTCCAGTGATACGGAGCCGTTCTCGGCGCTTGCTTTCAAGATCATGACAGACCCGTTTGTTGGGAAGCTTGCGTTCTTCCGTGTGTATTCAGGTGTTCTGAACTCCGGTTCCTACGTACTGAACTCCACGAAGAACAAGCGTGAACGAATTGGTCGTATCCTGCAGATGCACGCCAACCACCGCGAAGAAATTTCGACCGTTTATGCGGGGGATATAGCGGCTGCCGTGGGGCTGAAAGATACGACGACCGGTGACACCCTGTGCGACGAAAAGAATGTGGTCATTCTAGAATCGATGGAATTCCCGGATCCGGTGATTCACATAGCGATTGAACCAAAGACCAAGGCGGATCAGGACAAGATGGGTCTTGCGCTGGCGAAACTTGCGGAAGAAGATCCGACCTTCCGGACCCATACCGATCACGAAACCGGTCAAACGATCATTTCCGGCATGGGCGAATTGCACTTGGAAATCATCGTCGACCGCCTGCAGCGGGAATTCAAGGTGGAAGCAAACGTAGGGAAACCGCAGGTGGCTTACAAAGAAACCATCAAAGGCAAGACCAAGATCGAAGGCAAGTTCGTTCGCCAGTCCGGCGGTAAGGGTCAATACGGTCACGTATGGCTGGAGCTTGAACCGCTTGAACGCGGACAAGGCTACATCTTCGAAAACAAGATCGTCGGTGGTGTGGTTCCCAAAGAATACATCCCGGCTGTTGACGAAGGCGTGCAGGAAGCGATGGAAAACGGTGTCCTCGCGGGTTATCCGTTAATCGATATGAAGGTTACCATTGTTGACGGTTCGTACCACGATGTCGACTCCTCGGAAATGGCGTTTAAGATCGCCGGCTCCATGGCGTTGAAAGCGGGTGCGCTGAAAGCAGACCCGGTGCTGCTTGAACCGATCATGAAGGTTGAAGTGACGGTTCCGGAAGAATACATGGGAGACATCATGGGCGACATTAACTCCCGTCGTGGACGTATTGAAGGTATGGAAGCTCTGGCGGGTGGCCAAGTCATCCGTGGTTATGTACCTCTCTCCGAGATGTTCGGTTATGCAACCTCGCTGCGTTCGCGCACTCAGGGCCGCGGCAACTATTCGATGGAATTCCATTCCTACGAAGAGGTTCCAAAGAACATCGCGCAAGAGATTATCACTAAAAACAAAGGGTAA
- the rplB gene encoding 50S ribosomal protein L2, whose translation MGIKKYKPTSPGRRGMSTLTFEEITTNQPEKSLLEPLKKNAGRNNQGKITTRHKGGGHKRLYRIIDFKRNKDGIPGRVATIEYDPNRSANIALIHYADGEKRYILAPLGLKVGDVIYSGSDADIKVGNTLPLVNIPVGTVIHNIELKPGKGGQLARAAGAEAQLLAKEGEYCHIRLASGEVRLIRAECRATIGQVGNLDHENVNIGKAGRSRWLGKRPTVRGVVMNPNDHPHGGGEGKAPIGRKSPVSPWGKPTLGKKTRKKNKPSNKYIVRPRKK comes from the coding sequence GTGGGAATCAAGAAGTATAAACCCACGTCTCCCGGACGTCGTGGCATGTCCACCCTGACGTTCGAAGAGATTACAACCAATCAACCCGAGAAGTCTCTCCTGGAACCGCTCAAGAAGAATGCCGGTCGTAACAACCAAGGAAAAATTACGACCCGTCATAAAGGAGGCGGCCATAAGCGGCTTTATCGGATCATTGATTTTAAGCGCAACAAAGACGGAATCCCGGGTCGTGTAGCTACGATCGAGTACGATCCGAATCGTTCCGCCAATATCGCGTTGATTCACTATGCTGATGGCGAAAAGCGTTACATCCTCGCTCCTCTGGGGCTGAAGGTCGGTGACGTAATCTATTCCGGCAGCGATGCGGATATTAAAGTGGGAAACACACTTCCTCTCGTGAACATTCCGGTCGGTACAGTAATTCACAACATTGAACTAAAACCTGGAAAAGGCGGTCAATTGGCTCGTGCCGCCGGAGCTGAAGCGCAGTTGCTGGCCAAGGAAGGCGAATACTGCCATATTCGTTTGGCATCCGGTGAGGTTCGTTTGATTCGTGCGGAGTGCCGTGCGACCATTGGTCAAGTCGGAAACCTCGACCATGAAAATGTCAATATTGGTAAGGCTGGTCGTTCCCGTTGGCTTGGCAAGCGCCCGACCGTTCGCGGTGTGGTAATGAACCCGAACGATCACCCGCACGGTGGTGGAGAGGGGAAAGCTCCGATCGGACGGAAGTCTCCGGTTTCTCCGTGGGGTAAGCCGACCTTGGGCAAGAAAACTCGCAAGAAGAACAAGCCGTCCAACAAATATATTGTTCGTCCGCGTAAAAAGTAA
- the rpsJ gene encoding 30S ribosomal protein S10, which yields MAKQKIRIRLKAFDHKVLDASAERIVDTAKRSGASVSGPIPLPTEKQVITILRAPHKYKDAREQFEMRTHKRLIDIVNPTPQTVDALMRLDLPSGVDIEIKL from the coding sequence ATGGCAAAGCAAAAAATCCGCATTCGCTTGAAAGCGTTCGATCACAAGGTGCTTGACGCATCTGCCGAAAGAATCGTTGACACCGCCAAGCGTTCCGGAGCATCCGTGTCGGGACCGATTCCGCTTCCGACCGAGAAACAGGTGATTACCATCCTGCGTGCGCCTCACAAGTACAAAGATGCCCGTGAACAATTCGAAATGCGGACTCACAAGCGTTTGATTGACATTGTCAATCCGACGCCGCAAACGGTGGATGCGCTCATGCGACTGGATCTTCCGTCTGGCGTGGACATCGAAATCAAATTGTAA
- the rpsG gene encoding 30S ribosomal protein S7: MPRKGPVPRREVLADPVYNSTMVTRLINKVMMDGKKGIAERIVYGAFDRVREKSGKDPLEVFETALKNIMPVLEVRARRVGGANYQVPVEVRPERRTTLGIRWLVNYSRLRGEKTMEEKLANEILDAANNTGASVKKREDTHKMAEANKAFAHYRW; this comes from the coding sequence ATGCCGCGTAAAGGTCCTGTACCCCGTCGTGAAGTGCTTGCGGATCCGGTGTATAACAGCACAATGGTTACCCGCTTGATCAATAAAGTTATGATGGACGGCAAGAAGGGCATCGCTGAACGGATTGTATACGGTGCTTTTGATCGGGTTCGTGAAAAATCCGGTAAAGATCCGCTTGAAGTATTTGAAACGGCTTTGAAGAACATCATGCCTGTACTTGAGGTTAGGGCTCGCCGTGTGGGCGGCGCTAACTATCAGGTTCCGGTTGAGGTTCGTCCAGAGCGTCGCACCACCCTCGGAATCCGTTGGTTGGTCAACTACTCCCGTCTGCGTGGCGAGAAAACGATGGAAGAGAAGCTCGCCAACGAAATTCTCGATGCCGCAAACAACACGGGTGCTTCTGTCAAGAAGCGTGAAGACACCCACAAGATGGCTGAAGCAAACAAGGCGTTTGCTCACTATCGCTGGTAG
- the rpsS gene encoding 30S ribosomal protein S19, whose product MGRSLKKGPFVDDHLMKKVEAMNAAGDKKVIKTWSRRSTIFPEFVGHTFAVYDGRKHVPVYVTEDMVGHKLGEFAPTRTYKGHAGDEKASRR is encoded by the coding sequence ATGGGTCGTTCGCTCAAAAAAGGGCCATTTGTCGATGATCATCTCATGAAAAAAGTCGAAGCGATGAACGCTGCCGGCGATAAGAAAGTGATCAAGACGTGGTCTCGTCGTTCCACGATTTTCCCGGAGTTTGTGGGTCATACATTTGCTGTATATGATGGCCGCAAGCACGTTCCGGTTTATGTGACGGAAGATATGGTGGGCCACAAGCTTGGTGAGTTTGCGCCTACCCGTACTTACAAAGGTCACGCTGGTGACGAAAAAGCGTCTCGCCGGTAA
- the rplW gene encoding 50S ribosomal protein L23, with product MKNPRDIIKRPVITERSTELMEENKFTFEVDLKANKTEIKQAIEDIFGVKVAKVNTLRVPAKRKRVGRYTGMTSEWKKAIVTLAPDSKPFSFLEG from the coding sequence ATGAAAAATCCACGTGATATTATCAAGCGCCCCGTCATTACCGAGCGCTCCACAGAGTTGATGGAAGAAAACAAGTTTACGTTTGAAGTAGATTTAAAAGCTAACAAAACAGAAATCAAGCAAGCGATCGAAGATATCTTTGGCGTTAAAGTGGCTAAGGTTAATACGCTGCGTGTCCCTGCCAAGCGAAAGCGGGTAGGACGTTACACCGGAATGACTTCCGAGTGGAAGAAAGCAATCGTAACCCTGGCTCCGGATTCGAAGCCGTTCTCCTTCCTGGAAGGATAA
- the rplD gene encoding 50S ribosomal protein L4 produces MPKVPVLNMEGKQVGEIDLADSIFGIEPNKHVLHEAVVMQLASLRRGTHDVKNRSEVRGGGRKPWRQKGTGRARQGSIRAPQWVGGGTVFGPTPRSYAYKLPKKVRRLALKSALSTKVLGNSIIVLDSLNFDAPKTKEMVRVLANVKAAKKALVVGLETNTNAELSARNIPGVKFVTATGINVYDLLNHESLVITKDAVAKVEEVFA; encoded by the coding sequence ATGCCGAAAGTTCCGGTTTTGAATATGGAAGGCAAGCAAGTGGGAGAGATTGATCTGGCGGATTCCATTTTCGGAATTGAACCGAACAAGCACGTGCTGCATGAAGCGGTTGTTATGCAGCTGGCCAGCTTGCGTCGTGGTACCCACGATGTGAAGAATCGTTCCGAAGTAAGAGGCGGCGGTCGGAAGCCCTGGCGTCAGAAAGGAACCGGTCGTGCCCGCCAAGGGTCGATCCGTGCTCCTCAATGGGTTGGCGGTGGAACCGTTTTTGGTCCGACTCCTCGCTCCTATGCATACAAACTGCCTAAGAAAGTTCGTCGTTTGGCTCTTAAGTCCGCGCTTTCCACAAAAGTTCTGGGCAATTCGATTATAGTTCTGGATTCACTGAACTTTGATGCTCCGAAGACCAAAGAAATGGTCCGCGTTCTTGCGAATGTAAAAGCTGCCAAGAAAGCGCTGGTTGTAGGTTTGGAAACCAACACCAATGCAGAACTCTCTGCTCGCAATATCCCGGGAGTTAAGTTCGTAACAGCAACAGGCATTAATGTGTATGACCTGCTCAACCATGAATCTTTGGTGATTACCAAAGACGCGGTTGCAAAAGTGGAGGAGGTGTTCGCGTAA